The sequence CGGCGCTGGCGCTGGAGCGCAGCGAGGATTTGCAGCGGGTAACGCTGTTTCACGTGGAACATCGGCAGGTGCCCGCCGACGCGCCGACCTGGGAAAACTGGCGGCGGCGCTACGGGCCGGAAGGGTTGAACGTGGAAGCCGGGCTGACCTTCAGCGACGAGACGCATGCGCTGCAGGCGGCGGTGGCGGGCCAGGGGGTGGTGATCGCCAGCCGGCTGCTGGCGCGCGATTTGTTGCAGCGCGGCGTGCTGGCCGCGCCGTTCGAGATGTCGTTACCCGGCGCCAACTATTACCTGGTAGCCACCGAAGAAACCGCGCAGCGCCCCGATATCATTGCGCTGCGCGAGTGGCTGCTGCGGCAAATGACAGCAGGCTAACGGCGCTCGGGGGCGATCTCCCCCAGGCGGATCGCCACGCCGATCGCCTGCGCGGTGGTGGCGGCGCCAAGGCGTTGGCGAATGCGCCGCAGGTGGTTTTCCACCGTGCGTTCAGACAGGCCGAGCATCGCAGCGATATCCGCCTGCCGCCGGCCGATGGCGGTCCAGCTCAGCACCTCGCGCTCGCGCGCCGACAGCCGGCTCTCTCCCTCGCCGGCCGCCGGTGCGAACAGCCGCCGCGCCGCCTGAAAGGCCGCCGTGCCCACCAGCGACAGCGCCAGCCGCGCCGGCGGCGAGGCGTCGATGCGATCGCCCCCCAGGCTGACGGCACCCTCCAAACCGGCCGGGCCGAACACCGGGATCTGCACGCCGTGCAGGCCGGCGCCGCGCGGCGTGCGTACAATCCGGTAGCGCTCGCCCTGCTGCGCCCGGTTCTTGGTCCAGAAAAACGGCTCGCTGACCCGCAGCATATGCCGGGTCACCGGGCAGTGCCGCACGTAGGTCAGCGCATCGACGGCCTCGCCGTCGCCGAACCAGTCGCCCTCGACCCAATAGATATGCTCGATCCCCGCCTCCGCCGCGGCGGAAGCGGAAAACAGCACAAAGCGATCGAAGCCGAACGGCGCGGCGAAGGCGCGAACCCGCCCCTGAATGGCG comes from Serratia sarumanii and encodes:
- a CDS encoding PA1136 family autoinducer-binding transcriptional regulator, whose translation is MSDEIAQRAFQTALAMDHERTLSAIQGRVRAFAAPFGFDRFVLFSASAAAEAGIEHIYWVEGDWFGDGEAVDALTYVRHCPVTRHMLRVSEPFFWTKNRAQQGERYRIVRTPRGAGLHGVQIPVFGPAGLEGAVSLGGDRIDASPPARLALSLVGTAAFQAARRLFAPAAGEGESRLSAREREVLSWTAIGRRQADIAAMLGLSERTVENHLRRIRQRLGAATTAQAIGVAIRLGEIAPERR